A portion of the Faecalibacterium sp. I3-3-89 genome contains these proteins:
- a CDS encoding ABC transporter permease encodes MILETFRQALQNVWSNKLRTFLTMLGIIIGVMAVIVIVGLGNGMTRSMRDSFSAMGTSTLSIQIWGYGSRTATVDDLYNIVKKNPELLSSISPELDFSDNTPKVGTTRYRYGTVYGVDENYIESKGYTLAKGRNIQYMDIADNKQICVIGDYINRTAYGGNAVGQTIKLGAYKFRIVGVLKAKISNPDQQEGSDDDAVYLPYTTAMRLSNESSPDSYSAIMVDESQANEAKAAVEQGLYDIFKSDSAYYVYSASEWLEEMNKMINMVIVILTGIASISLLVGGIGIMNIMLVSVTERTREIGIRKAMGAKERTILAQFVTEAATTSALGGTLGIILGYIVSAIANQVLPMFTDGMDVTVSPSFNSIAAAFGISVFIGVLFGYLPAKRAARLNPIDALRYD; translated from the coding sequence ATGATCCTTGAGACTTTCCGTCAGGCGCTGCAAAACGTCTGGAGCAATAAGCTGCGCACCTTCCTGACCATGCTGGGCATCATCATCGGCGTTATGGCGGTCATCGTCATCGTCGGTCTGGGCAACGGCATGACCAGAAGTATGCGGGACAGCTTTTCCGCAATGGGCACCAGCACCCTCTCCATCCAGATATGGGGCTATGGTTCCCGCACTGCGACGGTGGATGATCTGTACAACATCGTCAAAAAGAACCCCGAACTGCTTTCCTCCATCTCACCGGAGCTGGATTTCAGCGACAACACCCCCAAGGTGGGCACGACGCGCTACCGTTACGGTACGGTGTACGGCGTGGATGAGAACTACATCGAGTCGAAGGGCTACACCCTCGCCAAGGGCCGGAACATCCAGTATATGGACATCGCAGACAACAAGCAGATCTGCGTCATCGGCGATTACATCAACCGTACGGCCTACGGCGGCAATGCGGTGGGCCAGACCATCAAGCTCGGCGCGTACAAGTTCCGCATCGTGGGCGTGCTGAAGGCCAAGATCTCCAATCCCGACCAGCAGGAGGGCAGCGACGACGATGCCGTCTACCTGCCCTACACCACGGCCATGCGCCTTTCCAACGAAAGCTCGCCGGACTCCTACTCCGCCATCATGGTGGACGAGAGTCAGGCCAACGAGGCCAAGGCTGCGGTGGAGCAGGGGCTGTATGACATCTTCAAGAGCGACAGTGCCTACTATGTCTACAGCGCCAGCGAGTGGCTGGAAGAGATGAATAAGATGATCAACATGGTCATCGTCATCCTCACCGGCATCGCCAGCATCTCGCTGCTGGTGGGCGGCATCGGCATCATGAACATCATGCTGGTGTCTGTCACCGAGCGCACCCGCGAGATCGGCATCCGCAAGGCGATGGGCGCGAAGGAAAGGACCATTCTGGCCCAGTTCGTCACCGAGGCAGCCACCACTTCGGCCCTCGGCGGCACGCTGGGCATCATCCTCGGCTATATCGTGTCGGCCATCGCCAATCAGGTGCTTCCCATGTTCACCGACGGCATGGACGTCACGGTCAGCCCGTCCTTCAACTCCATCGCGGCGGCCTTCGGCATCTCGGTGTTCATCGGTGTGCTGTTCGGCTATCTGCCCGCAAAGCGTGCAGCGCGGCTCAACCCCATCGACGCGCTGCGGTATGATTGA